Sequence from the Rhizobium sp. TH2 genome:
CGCCGATGGCCCAGGCTCCAAAGCCGATTTCGCTCACATTGCGGCCTGTGCGGCCAAACGGTCTTTCGCGCATTTGTGCTCTCCCTTTTCGCATTTTCTCTGGTCGTCAAGCTTGTACGACAACCGCGTGGCGATCCGCTTGACATGCCAATGAGATCGTATTAACAGAAAACAGGGTTGTACGACAACCCTGTAAGAATGCAAAATTTGATCGGGAGGATCAACCGTGAGATCTCTGTTATTGAGAGGCGCGTCCATGGCGCTTTGCCTCAGCGCATTCGGCTTGCCTGCAAAGGCCGAGGACATCATCAAGATCGGCGTCATCGCCGCCGAATCGGGCGCCTTCGTCTCGGCCGGCCACACATTGCCGGCGGGCGTCGGGCTCGCCATCAAGCAGATCAACGATGCGGGTGGCATCAAGGTTGGCGACAAGGTCTACAAGCTCGAAATGGTCAAGCGAGACGACCGCACAGATATCGCGACCGCGATTGCCGCCACACAGGAACTGGTGCGCGACGAGAAGGTCGCCGCGATCTTCGGCTCGGAATCACATGATTTCACGCTCGCCATGGCGAAGATCACCCAGCCGGCAAAGATCATCCACTTCGCCGGCAATTCGACGCTCGGCAAGGTGCTGACGCCGGATGGCGTGAAACCCGGCGGCGACGTCCATTATCTCTTCCAGTCCGAGCCGCAGGAGTTCCAGCGTTCAGGCTCCACCGCGCGCGGCGTGCTGTCGCTGCTTGAGCCGCTGCTCGGCTCCAAGCCCAAGAAGTCCGTGATGATCGTCGGCAACGATGCGACCGGCCAGTTCCTGTCGTCCTTCTACTTCACGGCGCTGAAAGCGGAAGGCCAGGAAGTGCCGGATATCATCTTCTACCCGCCGGATACGACTGACTTCTCGCCCTTCCTGACCAAGGCGAAGAGCTTCGATCCCGATGTCATCCACTTCTGGTACAACGGCGACTCGACGCTGACGGCACTGCCGCAGGCGCTCGAACTCGGTGCGGCCAAGAGCTACTTCCTGTTCGGCGTCGATCCCGGCATCTGGAAGGAACGCGGACTGACGGCCGACGTGCCCGTGGCGATGAGCTGCGTGCCGGTCTGCTGGGGCGCGTCGTCCAACCCCAATTCCAAGGCCTATTTCGATGCCTACTTTGCGGCAGGGGCGCCGCATGGCGTGACCTCATCGGTGTCGCTGCTCTATCACGACTATGTCCACTTCCTCGCGGAATCCTGGGTGAAGGCCGGCAGCTTCGACCCCGACAAGACCGTGGATGCGCTGATGTCGATCAAGCATTCCGGCGTCGTCTCCGACAGCCTCGCCTTCAACGAGACCCATCAGGTGACGCATGCAACGGAGGTCTGCGCCGCGGCCCCCGGTGGCGAGATCACTTGCTCGATGCAGCAGCCGCCCGAAAAGGCGCCTGAATAACCAGCCGTAACATTGCGGGAGGCGGGCCTTGCCACGCCTCCCGCACACCTAATTCCAGTTGAAGACGAGAGAACAGTGGACATTCTCCTCCAGCAACTCCTGAACGGGCTATCGATCGCCAGCGTGATCACCCTTATCGCCGTTGGCGTCACCCTGATCTTCGGCCTGACCGGAATCATCAATTTCGCCCATGGCGAATTCCTGATGGTTGGCAGCATCGTGACCTGGCTCGCCGTGAGCTCCGGCATCAGCTTCTGGATCGCCATCGTTCTTGCCATCGTAGCCGTCGCCCTCATGGGCTTCGTGCTCGAGCGCGGCCTGTTCCAGTTCACGCTGACGCGGCCGACCAACGGCTTCATCGTCTCGCTCGGGCTGATCGTGGTTCTCCAGCATATCGTGATTTTCCTCTACGACCCCAACCAGAAGAGCATTCCGCGTCCGCTGGTCACTGTCTGGGAGGTTGCTGGCGTCCGCATCGCCTCGGTGCGGCTCATGGTCATTCTGGTCACGGTCGCCGTGGTCGCGGCAACTTTCATGATGGTGACCCGCAGCCGCTACGGCCGTGCGCTGCGGGCGAGCGTGGAGGATCGTGATACGGCCGCGCTGATGGGCATCCCCGTCAGGCGCTATATCACCGGCGTCTTCGTGCTCGGCAGCGCACTGGCCGGCCTCGGCGGCGCGCTTCTGATCGCGCTATTTCCCATTACGCCCTTCACCGGCGGCACCATGGTCATGAAGGGTTTCGCGGTCGCACTGATCGGCGGCCTGGGCAATCTCTCCGGGGCCGTCGTCGCGGGCCTTATCCTCGGCCTCGTCGAGGGCTTCAGCGCCGGCTACGGCTTCGCAGAATGGACGGACGCCTACTCCTTCGGCCTGATGATCCTCGTTCTGTTGTTCCGGCCGCATGGCCTGTTCGGCGGCACCAGCGGCCCGAAGATGGCGTGAGTTGAAAGCAGCTTCATGAACAGAACGTCTTCCACTTTCCTGTCCCTTCTCCCCGTGCTGATCGCCGTCGCACTTCTGGCGCTGGTGCCGCTCTTCGGCCCGAGCAACCGGCTGCTGTCGCTCGCGATCTCCGCCGGAATCAACATCGTGGCGCTTTACGGGCTCTCCGTGTTGTTCGGTCAGACCGGCATTCTCTCGATGGGGCATGCGGCACTCGTTGGCGTCGGAGCCTATGTCGCGGCGATCTTTGCGCGCGATTTCGGCATCGGCTTCTGGCTGTCGATTCCCGCCGGTGGCCTTCTGGCAGCGGTCGCTGCCGCCATTATCGGCGTGCCATCGCTCAGGGTCAGCGGCCATCATTTCGTGATCATGACCTTCGCCTTCGGCCAGTTGCTGGCGATCGTGCTCACCAATGGCGGGGAATTCACCGGTGCCGCGACCGGCCTCGACCTGCAGATGCCGGTGATGCTGTTCGGCAGCCGCATCGATGATCTCGTGCCCTATTATCTCCTGGTCGTCGGCTTCGTCGCGCTGAGTGCGATCGCAAGCTGGTGGATCATCAATTCAAGCTACGGCCGGACCTTGAGGGCGATCCGCGAGAACGAGAAGCTCGCGGCCTCGCTCGGCATCAATGTCGGCCGCCACAAGATCGGGGCCTTCGTGGTCAGCGGCCTATTCGCCGGGGTCGCAGGCGTGCTGCTGGCCTATTTCTTCCGCCATATCTCGCCCGGCCAGTTCTCATCCTTCCCCAGCATCTATCTCGCACTCATGGTGATGATCGGCGGCGCCCGGCTGTTGCTAGGACCGCTCGCCGGCGGCATCCTGGTCGCCTTCCTGCCTGAAGTGCTGAATCTCGATCCCGTCGAGTCCCGCATCCTCTACGGCATCTGCCTGATCGCCGTGATCCTGCTTCTGCCCAACGGCCTGATCGCGGGCATCGTCGAGGCCTGGCACAGACTGTTCAAGTCACGTGTCTCCGGGCCCGAAATCACGGCCGCCAAGCAGGCATCGGAGGCGGGCCGATGAATGCCATCCTTGATATTCGCGGCCTGCGCAAACAGTTCGGCGGCGTCACGGCGCTCTCCGGCGTCGATCTCTCGATCGAGGAAGGCGAGATCCTCGGCATCGTCGGCCCAAATGGCTCCGGCAAGACAACACTCTTCAATGTCGTGACCGGCGTCTACAAGCCCACCGAGGGCAGCGTCCTATGGCATGGCAAGGACATCACCGGCCTTGCCGCTCATCAGGTGTCCGGCATCGGCATCGGCTATACTTTCCAGCAAGCGATGGCCTTTGCCGGACTGACCGTCATCGAGAACGTGCAGATCGCCTGCGAGCACGCCCGCCGTGGCACGAGGCCCTATCCTTGGACGACGCCGATGGCGCTGCTCGATTTCGTCGGCCTTTCCGCGCTGGCGAATGAACGCGCCGGCGTACTGCCCTTCGGCAATCTCCGCCTTCTCGGCGTTGCACTCGCGCTGGCAACGCGACCAACACTGATCCTGCTCGATGAGCCGGCCGCTGGCCTCAACGATCGCGAGACGGCAACGCTGGTCGGCCTTGTCAGGCAGTTTCCTGACCACGGCATCAGTGTCTGCGTCATCGATCACGACATGAAGCTGATGCGGATGTTGTGCAAACGCCTCGTCGTGCTCGACTTCGGCTCCAAGATCGCCGACGGGCCGACGGAGGACGTGCTGCACGATCCCAAGGTTCTGGAAGTCTACCTGGGAGGCGCGCTGTGACCCTGCTGTCCGTCTCCAATGTCACGACCGGCTACGGCCCGACCACGGTCAATCGCGATGTCTCGCTGACGCTGGGCGAAAACGAGATCGTCACCATCCTCGGGCCAAACGGCGCCGGCAAGTCCACGCTTCTGCGCACGATAGCCGGGCTGGTGAAACCCCGAACCGGCACCGTCACGTTCGATGGCGTCGACCTCACCGGCCAGCCTCCGGATGTGATGGCGAAGCGCGGCGTGGTGCTGGTGCCCGAGGGACGTCGCATCTTTGCCGACATGACGGTCGAGGAGAATATGCGGCTCGGCGCCTATACCCGCCGCGACGGCGACCAGGTCGAGGCCGATATCCTGACCATGGAGAGCTTCTTCCCGATCCTCGCGACCAAGCGGCGCCAGAAGGGCGGCTCGCTCTCCGGCGGCCAGCAGCAGATGCTGGCCATCGCCCGGGGCCTGATGGCACGGCCGCGGGTGCTGCTTCTGGACGAACCATCGCTCGGCCTGTCGCCGCTGCTGGTCAAGGAAATCCAGGCGATCATCCTCGGCATCGGCGAGCGCTTCGGCGCCTCGGTATTGCTGGTCGAGCAGAATGCCGGTCTCGCACTGTCGATCGCCTCGCGCGGCTACCTCATGCAGAACGGCCGCATCGCGATCTCCGGCGCGATCTCCGAATTGCGGGACATGTCGCTGATGCGCGAGCTCTATCTCGGTGGCATCACGGAGCAGGCATCATGAGCCGGGATGCGACAATGGAGGAACCCCATGCCTTTCCACGTCACGCCGCTTGACCGCTCAGTTCATCCGGTAGGCCTGGCCGCGCAGGTCTTCGAAGCGCGCGGCGCTCTTGGTCAGGTGGCCGCGAATGCTGCGTCGGGCCCCGGCCTCGTCGCCCTCGAGAATGGCCGAGAAAATCGCATGATGTTCCTTGCGCATCCGCCCCGCGTGCTTGAGGCGTTCGGCCGGCGTCATGACATCGAGCCGCGCCCATTGCCGCGGCACCATGGCGCTGCCGAATGTGTCGAACAGCCGGGCGTAATAGGAATTCTGCGTGGCGACCAGGATCGAGCGGTGGAAGGCAAAATCCTCCTCGGCGCCATAGCCGCCGGCCGCAATCGCCGCATCCAGCGCATCGAGACGCTCCTTTATACGGACAATATCCTCATCGGTACGTCGTACCGATGCCAGCCCCGCAGCCTCCACTTCGATGCCGAGACGAAGCTCCAGCACGCGCAGCACCTCGTCGATCGATTCGAGATCGTTCGGCACGATGGAGAAGGAGCGCGGATTGGGATCGTTGGCAACGAAGGCGCCGAGCCCCTGCCGCGTGTTGATGAGACCCTTTGCGCGCAGCGTCGCCAGCGCCTCGCGCACGACAGTCCGGCTCACGCCCGTCGCCGTCATGATCGCCTGTTCCGTCGGCAGCCGCTGGCCCGGTTTCAGGTCGCCGGATTCGATCTGTGCGATCAGCGTATCGGCAAGCCCGCTGCGCAGGTTCGGCGTCTGCTGGATCATGTTGAAAAGCGAGGCTTCCTTTTCAGTCATCGTGTTCGAAAATCCTGCGGGCCCGTGGCGATGATGTTAGCTAACTGAATAGCGCGAGAAAAGCAAAACGCACGCTGAGTGCGCATGGGAGGACGACATGAAAGAACGGATCGGCTTCATCGGCCTGGGTGCCATGGGTTCCGGCATGGCGGGCAATCTGCTGGCCAAGGGCTGGCCGCTGACGGTGCTCGCACACACCCGGCGCGAGGCCATCGACCAACTCGTCGCCAAGGGCGCCACGGAGGCTGTGACGCCACGGGAGCTTGCACTTGCCAGCGATGTGGTCATTCTCTGCGTCACTGGATCGCCTCAGGTGGAGCAGATCGTGAAGGGCAGGGATGGTCTCGTCTCCGCCGGCAAGCCGCTCTTGATCGTTGATTGCTCGACCTCAAATCCGGCCGTGACCACCCATCTCGCGCCGGAACTGGCGGCCCAGGGCATCGCGCTCGTTGATGCGCCACTGGCTCGCACTCCGAAGGAAGCGGCCGAGGGCAAGCTCGATGTCATGGTCGGCGGCGCGCCTGAGGCTGTTGCCCGCGCTCGCCCAATCCTGGAAGCCTTCGCGGCGCGGGTCATTCCCACGGGTCCGGTCGGTACGGGACACACGATGAAGCTCCTCAATAACTTCATTTCGATGGGCTATTCCGCAATCTATTCGGAGGCCTTGATGCTCGGCGCCAAGGCCGGCCTCACGCCACACGTCTTCGACAGCGTGCTGCGCGGCAGCCGCATGGATTGCGCCTTCTACCAGGCCTTCTTCGATTTCGTGCTGAACCGCAACGAGAATGCCCAGCGCTTCGCCATGGTCAATGCGCTGAAGGATATGTCCTATCTCGCGTCATTCGCCCATTCGGCCGGCGCGGTGAACCCGATGGGAGCCGCCGTCCGCAACAGTTTTGCGATCGCGGTTGCCGCAGGCCAGGGCGAAGCCTTCGTGCCGGCACTCTCGGATGTCATCGCCGCAGCCAATGGCGTTTCGCTGATCGATCTGCCGAAGGCAGCCGAATAGCTTCGAGCCGAGAAAATCGGGGCGCCACGCGGCGCCCCAACGGTATCGCTGTCAGGCGGCGTCCACCGTCAACTGCGTCTGCTCGCCCAGCCCCTCGATGCCAAGGCGGATCGTCTGGCCGGCGTGCAGGAAAAGCGGCGGCTTCATGCCGAGGCCGACGCCGGGTGGCGTACCGGTCGAGATGATATCGCCCGGCTGCAGGCTCATGAATTGCGAGATGTAATGCACGAGGAAGGACACGCCGAAGATCATCGTCCTGGTCGAGCCGTTCTGCCGCATCGTGCCATCGACCGATAGCCACATCTTGAGGTTCTGCGGATCGGCAATCTCGTCGCGGGTAACGAGCCATGGGCCGATCGGACCGAAGCTGTCGGCCGATTTGCCCTTCGTCCACTGCCCGCCGCGCTCCGCCTGGAATTCGCGTTCGGAGACATCGTTGATGAGGCAATAGCCGGCGACGTGCTTCATCGCATCGGCCTCCTCGACATAGCGCGCCTCGTCGCCGATCACCACGCCGAGTTCGACCTCCCAGTCGGTCTTCTTCGATTTGCGCGGGATGATGACATTGTCGTTCGGGCCGGTAATGGCGCTCGTCGCCTTCATGAAGAGGATCGGCTCATCGGGAATCTTGGCGCCGGTTTCGGCGGCATGGTCGGCATAGTTCAGGCCGACGCAGATGAACTTGCCGGGTCGGACCACGCAGGGACCGATGCGGCCGGGGTCGGCAACCAGCGGCAGGCTTTTCGTGTCGAGCGCGCCGATCCTGGCAATGCCCTCATTGGTCAGCACATCGCCGCCGAGATCATCGACATGGCTGGAGAGGTCGCGGACATTGCCGTCCGCATCGAGAATGCCGGGCTTTTCAAGGCCCTTCTGTCCAAATCGCAGGAGTTTCATCTGTGGTTTCCGTTGGTGAGATTGAGATCAGGCATTGGCCCAGCCGCCATCGATGACCACGGCATTGCCGGTCATGAAGGCGGATTCGTCGCTTGCGAGGTACACCACCAGATTGGCGACCTCCTCGGCCGTGCCGAGGCGACCCATCGGCTGGCGAGAAATGAAGGACGCCCGCGCCTGGTCATAGTCGCCGAGCGCCCGCATGCGGTCCTGCAGTGACGGGCTTTCGATGGTGCCGGGGCAGATGCAATTGGCACGGATGCCTTTGGTTACATAGTCCAGCGCCACCGACTTGGTCAGCCCGATCACCGCAGCCTTGGTCGTGCCGTAGATGAAGCGGTTGGGTGCGGCGATGACGGTCGAGGCGACCGAGGCCATGTTGACGATCGTACCGCTGCCACGCTCGATCATGCCCGGCAGCAGGGCACGGATCATCCGGTACATAGCGCGGACGTTGAGGGCGACAGAGAAGTCGAACGCATCCTCGTCGCAGTCGAGGATCGTGCCATTATGCACGAAACCCGCACAGTTGAAGAGGATATCAGGTGCTTCGATGCCGGCTGCGAATTGCTTGATCGCGTCAGGATTCAGCACATCGAGCCTGCGCGTCACGACACCCTCGACCTCTTTGAGCGAGGCGAGCTTGCCCTCGTCGATATCGGTCGCGATGACCTTTGCGCCTTCACGCGCGAAGGCCAGCACCGAGGCATGGCCCATCCCCTGGCCGGCCGCTGTCACGACCGCCGTCTTGCCTTCCAATCTACCTGTCATTCCTGATTTTCCTGTGGTTCAATCCGTCTTGAAATCCGGCAGGCCGACGCGCTGCGCGGCCCCGGCGAGATGGTGCTGCATGGCGGCCTGCGCTTCCGCCGGGTTACCGGCCTCGATCGCATCGAGGATGCGGCGATGTTCGCCGAGCGTGATGCTGGCCATGTCGTCGGAGCGCTGCTGGTTGCCGGCCGCGAGAATACTGTCGCGCACGCGTTCCGACACGAATGTCAGGAACTGCACCATGTACGGGTTGCCGGTGGCGGCTGCGACGGTGCGGTGGAATTCGAGATCGGTCTTCAGCCACATGACGCTGCCATAAGGTGCGGCGGTCATCGTATCGAGCGCCTGATGCATCCTGGCGAGGTCCTCGTCGGTGCGGCGCTTGGCGGCGAGTGCCGCCGCCTCGACTTCGAGAATGCCGCGCAGTTCGAACAGGCTGAGATAAGCGTTGGCTTGCTGGAGCGCATCGTAGTCGATCGTCAGCACGGTCGTGTTGGCCGCGTCCGTCACGAAGGCGCCGCGACCCTGCTGCGACCAGATCCGACCCTCCGAACGCAGTCGGGCGATCGCCTCGCGCACCACGTTGCGGCTCACCCCGAACGTCTGCGCCAAGGCCTGTTCGGTCGGCAACTGGTCGCCTGGCTTCAGCCTGCCCTCGGCGATTTCGCGCGAGATCGAACTCGCCACCAGCGTGGAAAGATGTGGCCCGCGATTGACCTTGTCCAGTTTGAGCACCATCGGCTAATCATGCCCCCTAGCGTTGCGCGCCGCCAGAATGCGGCCTTCGCTCATGATGTGCTTCGGATCAAGCGCATCCTTTATCCGGCCGGCAAGCTCAAGCGCCACCGGATCGGCGCGATCGAGAAAAGCCTGCTGCTTGACCTTGCCGACGCCATGCTCGGCGCTGATCGAGCCGCCGTGATTGTCGATGACGTCGAAGATCACCTCTTCGGTGGCATGGAATAGTGCTTCCATTTCCTCCGGACCCATATGTTCCGGCGGCACGATGTTGAGATGGATATTGCCGTCGCCGACATGGCCATAGGTCACCGGCAACGCATCGGGATGGCTTGCCTTGAGCGCCGCGAGCGCATCGGAAACGAAAGCCGCCAGGCTCGAAATCGGCACCGAGACATCGGTGCGCAGATAGCGCCCGCCACGGCCCTGCCACTCCACCATCATCTCGCGCAGCATCCAGAGCCGCGCGGCCTGGGCACGGTTCGAGGCGACAACACCATCGAGCACAATATCCCCAGCATCGCCGAGGAAGCCTTCGAGCAGCGCGCGCAGATCGACCCGGCCGCCGGCGGAAACCTCGATCAGCACATAAACGGGGTAGGGGCTGGAAAGCGGATCGCCCATCGCGGCGGGCGAGCGCATGGCGATCTCGATGCCACCACGCAGGATCAGCTCGAAAGCGGTCAGCAGGTCGCTGCATTCGCGCCGTGCGCGGGCATAGAGTTCCATTGCCTTCTCGACGGATTCGACGCCCACCAGAGCAGTCTCGATCTGCGTCGGCCGCGGAAAGATCTTCAGCGCCGCGGCGGTGATGACGCCGAGCGTCCCTTCGCTGCCGATAAAGAGCTGCTTGAGATCATAGCCTCTATTGTCCTTGCGCAGCGTCTTCAGCCCGTTCCACACGCGTCCATCCGGCAGCACGACTTCCAGCCCGAGCACCAGATCGCGGGTCATGCCGTAGCGCAGCACATTGAAGCCGCCGGCATTGGTGGCGACATTGCCGCCGATCTGACAGCTTCCCTGTGCCCCGAAAGTGATCGGCAGGATGCAATCAGCCGCCTCCGCGCGCGTCTTCGCCTCTTCGAGGATGCAGCCGGCCTCTACCACCATGGCGAAATCGATCGCGCTCACCGAGCGCACCTTGTTCAGGCGCTCCAGTGAAATCACCACCTCGCCCGAGGGAAAGCTTGCGACGGCGGCGCCGACAAGGCCGGTCAGCCCGCCCTGCGGCACGACATGGATGCCTTCTGCATTGCAATGGCGGAGCAGTGCGCTCACTTCTTCGACGGAACGCGGTCGCGCAACCGCCAGCGGTCGTGCATAATGATCGCCCGACCAGTCGCGGCTGAAGCGTAGAAGATCGTCGTCCGCCGTCAGCAACATGCCTTCCGGCATGGCTGAGGCCAGGGCGGCAAGCGCTTTGGCCTGGGGGTCTGGCGGGGCATTCATCGCTTCTGCTCCATTTCACGCCGAAAGAGGGCTGGACAATTGGCCTAGTTGCATGGTTATCATACAACACTGGTTTCGAACATCAAGTGCGCGCGCCGTTTCCAGGTCGCTTCGTTCACAAAAATCAGTGTAAAAACGAACACTTGCAGGAGGAAGGTTACAATGGGCGCTGCGTCCGGCAATTTCCGTATGATGCACACGATGATCCGGGTGATGGATCTCGACAAGTCGATCAAGTTCTATACCGAACTGCTCGGCATGACGCTGCTGCGCAGGGACGATTATCCCGGCGGCAAATTCACCAATGCCTTCGTCGGTTACGGTCCCGAGGACACCGAATGTGTCGTCGAGCTGACGCTGAACTGGGGCAGGGAAGAACCCTATGACCTCGGCACCGGCTTCGGCCATCTCGCGCTCGGCGTCAGGGATATTTATGCGGTCTGCTCGGCACTCGAAAAGCAGGGCGCCAAGATCCCGCGTCCGCCGGGTCCGATGCTGCACGGCACGACCCACATCGCCTTCATCGAGGATCCCGACGGCTACAAGATCGAACTGATCGACCTCAACACGATGGGCTGAAGCTTCAAGGGAATCGCGCCTCCGGGTGCGGTTCCCCACTTTCTCCACCTCAGTGGGCGACCGCCGCCTCATTTGATGATCGCAATCTTGCTGCGGTCGATCGTGATCGCCACGGCGAGGATCAGCACCGCGCCGAACACCACGTTCTCGAAGAAAATGTTGACGCCGACGAAGGTCATGCCGATGCGCACGATCGAGATGATCAGCGCGCCGACCGCCGTCCGCGCCACGCCACCAAGCCCCCCAGTGATTGCCGTGCCACCGACGATGACGGCGGCAATGGCCGGCAGAAGCAACTGATTGGCAAGGCTCGGCGAACCCGATGACAGGCGCGCGGCCAAGATGACGCCGGCAATCGCCGCCAGCATGCCCGACACGGCAAAAGCGATGATCTTGGTGCGATTGACATTGATGCCAGCGGCAATTGCGGCAGGCTCACCGGCGCCGACAGCGATGCTGTGGCGGCCAAACCGTGTATAGCGCAGTGCAAGGAACGCGATCACCCCCACGATCGCGGCGATGATCACCACGACAGGCATGCCCGCGATATCGGCATTGATCCAGGACGTATTCGCGCGGCCCGCTTCCTCGATGGTGATCGCCCGCCCATTGGCGCTCCAGAGTGCGATGCCGGCCACCACGCCACCCGTGGCGAGCGTCGCGACGAAGGACGGCACGCGCAGCCTCACATGCACGATGCCGCTCAATATGCCGAAAGCGAGCCCCGCTAGTATCGCCACCGGAAAGGCCAGCAGGCCGAGCGATGGCAGCAACTGTGCAAGGATGACGCTCGCGAGCGATGCGACGGCTTGAATTGACAGGTCGATGCCGCCGATCAGGATCACGAAGGTGACGCCGGTCGCGAGGATGAACAGCACGGCAGTATTGGCGAGCAACAGTGTCAGCGTCTCTCCGGTGAGGAAGCCCGGCGAGCCGATCTCGACGATCAGCACCAATACCACCAGCAGCGCCGGAGGGATGGCGCCCTGCGCCCAGCCAGTGGCGAGCAGGGATTTGAGGTCCGCGAGGTTCTTCATATTCCGCTCCTCACACCATTGCCTTCAGGAGATCGACCTGATCAGGCTTCTTGCCGGGGCTCGCATCGAAGCGCGCGGTCACCTCGCCGTCGCGCATGACCAGCACCTGATGCGAAAGTCCGATCGTCTCTTCCAGCGTGTCCGAGATCAGCAGGATCGCGACGCCCTGCTCGGAGAGATCGCGCACGAGATCGTAGACCTCCTCCTTGGCGCCGACATCGAGCCCGCGTGTCGGATGATCGAGGATCAATATGCGTGAGCCGGCCGTCATCCACCGCGCCAGCACGACCTTCTGCTGGTTTCCGCCCGAGAGGTTGCGGCAGGCCGCATCCGGTCCGGGCGCCTTGATCCTGAGCCGCTTGATCCAGTCGCTCGCCAGCCTCCGTTCAAGCCGATAATCGATGCGGCCGTTCTTCATCACGGCTGAAAGGTCGGCGAGCGATATATTCTCCGCGACGGAGAGGAACATCACCAGCCCCTCGACCCGCCGCTCGCGCGGGATATAGCCAATGCTCTTCTTCACGGCCTGTTCGGGCGAGGTGAAATTCACCGCCTCGCCCTTGACCTTCAATGTGCCCGACGTATGCGGCAGGAAGCCGCCGATCGCGCGTGTCACCTCCTCGCGGCCGGAGCCGACAACACCGGCAATCCCGACGATCTCACCGGCGCGGATCGTCAAGTCGACATCGGAGAAAGCGCCGCTTGCGCCAAGACGCGCGGCATCGAGAACGATCTCGCTCTGCGGCGCGCGCTGGCGGCCCTCCCTGTAATATTCGGTCTGCAGTCCGCGGCCGACCATGATCTCATGCAGTTGCGGCGCGGTGACCTCGCCGGTCTTGTGCTCGGCCACCACCTCGCCGTCCTTCATCGTATAGACGCGGTCGGAGATCCTCAGAACCTCATCGAGCCGGTGCGAGACAAACACGAAGCTCGCCCGCTTCTTGAGCGAGCGGACACGGTTGAACAGGATATCGATATCGGCGCCTGATAGTACGGAGGTCGGCTCGTCGAGCAGGATCACCAGCGGCCTGTCGACGGTTTCCTCGAGCGTCAGGGCCTTGGCGAGTTCCACCATCTGGCGGGCGGCGAAGGTGAGTTCGGAGGTTCGTGCCGTCACATCGATCTCGACGCCGATCTTCGACAATTGCCGACGTGCCGCCTCGTGCATCGCCTTCCAATTGACCAGCCCCATGCGGATGAACTGGCCTTCCTGGCCGATATAGATGTTCTCCGCGACGGACATATTGAGCAGCAGCGACTGTTCCTGGAACACCATGCCGATGCCGTGAAGTCCGGCATCGCGCGCGCCCTTCAGCTTCAGTGGCTGACCATCAAGCACCAGCGTGCCGGAATCCGGCCTATGCGTGCCGGCCAGCACGCGCATGAGCGTGGATTTGCCGGCGCCGTTCTCGCCGATCAGGCCGACCACTTCGTTCGGGCGCACTTCGATGCTGACGTCCTTGAGAGCCTGGACGCCGG
This genomic interval carries:
- a CDS encoding ABC transporter substrate-binding protein is translated as MRSLLLRGASMALCLSAFGLPAKAEDIIKIGVIAAESGAFVSAGHTLPAGVGLAIKQINDAGGIKVGDKVYKLEMVKRDDRTDIATAIAATQELVRDEKVAAIFGSESHDFTLAMAKITQPAKIIHFAGNSTLGKVLTPDGVKPGGDVHYLFQSEPQEFQRSGSTARGVLSLLEPLLGSKPKKSVMIVGNDATGQFLSSFYFTALKAEGQEVPDIIFYPPDTTDFSPFLTKAKSFDPDVIHFWYNGDSTLTALPQALELGAAKSYFLFGVDPGIWKERGLTADVPVAMSCVPVCWGASSNPNSKAYFDAYFAAGAPHGVTSSVSLLYHDYVHFLAESWVKAGSFDPDKTVDALMSIKHSGVVSDSLAFNETHQVTHATEVCAAAPGGEITCSMQQPPEKAPE
- a CDS encoding ABC transporter ATP-binding protein, which encodes MTLLSVSNVTTGYGPTTVNRDVSLTLGENEIVTILGPNGAGKSTLLRTIAGLVKPRTGTVTFDGVDLTGQPPDVMAKRGVVLVPEGRRIFADMTVEENMRLGAYTRRDGDQVEADILTMESFFPILATKRRQKGGSLSGGQQQMLAIARGLMARPRVLLLDEPSLGLSPLLVKEIQAIILGIGERFGASVLLVEQNAGLALSIASRGYLMQNGRIAISGAISELRDMSLMRELYLGGITEQAS
- a CDS encoding branched-chain amino acid ABC transporter permease — encoded protein: MDILLQQLLNGLSIASVITLIAVGVTLIFGLTGIINFAHGEFLMVGSIVTWLAVSSGISFWIAIVLAIVAVALMGFVLERGLFQFTLTRPTNGFIVSLGLIVVLQHIVIFLYDPNQKSIPRPLVTVWEVAGVRIASVRLMVILVTVAVVAATFMMVTRSRYGRALRASVEDRDTAALMGIPVRRYITGVFVLGSALAGLGGALLIALFPITPFTGGTMVMKGFAVALIGGLGNLSGAVVAGLILGLVEGFSAGYGFAEWTDAYSFGLMILVLLFRPHGLFGGTSGPKMA
- a CDS encoding NAD(P)-dependent oxidoreductase; this translates as MKERIGFIGLGAMGSGMAGNLLAKGWPLTVLAHTRREAIDQLVAKGATEAVTPRELALASDVVILCVTGSPQVEQIVKGRDGLVSAGKPLLIVDCSTSNPAVTTHLAPELAAQGIALVDAPLARTPKEAAEGKLDVMVGGAPEAVARARPILEAFAARVIPTGPVGTGHTMKLLNNFISMGYSAIYSEALMLGAKAGLTPHVFDSVLRGSRMDCAFYQAFFDFVLNRNENAQRFAMVNALKDMSYLASFAHSAGAVNPMGAAVRNSFAIAVAAGQGEAFVPALSDVIAAANGVSLIDLPKAAE
- a CDS encoding branched-chain amino acid ABC transporter permease, which produces MNRTSSTFLSLLPVLIAVALLALVPLFGPSNRLLSLAISAGINIVALYGLSVLFGQTGILSMGHAALVGVGAYVAAIFARDFGIGFWLSIPAGGLLAAVAAAIIGVPSLRVSGHHFVIMTFAFGQLLAIVLTNGGEFTGAATGLDLQMPVMLFGSRIDDLVPYYLLVVGFVALSAIASWWIINSSYGRTLRAIRENEKLAASLGINVGRHKIGAFVVSGLFAGVAGVLLAYFFRHISPGQFSSFPSIYLALMVMIGGARLLLGPLAGGILVAFLPEVLNLDPVESRILYGICLIAVILLLPNGLIAGIVEAWHRLFKSRVSGPEITAAKQASEAGR
- a CDS encoding ABC transporter ATP-binding protein yields the protein MNAILDIRGLRKQFGGVTALSGVDLSIEEGEILGIVGPNGSGKTTLFNVVTGVYKPTEGSVLWHGKDITGLAAHQVSGIGIGYTFQQAMAFAGLTVIENVQIACEHARRGTRPYPWTTPMALLDFVGLSALANERAGVLPFGNLRLLGVALALATRPTLILLDEPAAGLNDRETATLVGLVRQFPDHGISVCVIDHDMKLMRMLCKRLVVLDFGSKIADGPTEDVLHDPKVLEVYLGGAL
- a CDS encoding FadR/GntR family transcriptional regulator, whose translation is MTEKEASLFNMIQQTPNLRSGLADTLIAQIESGDLKPGQRLPTEQAIMTATGVSRTVVREALATLRAKGLINTRQGLGAFVANDPNPRSFSIVPNDLESIDEVLRVLELRLGIEVEAAGLASVRRTDEDIVRIKERLDALDAAIAAGGYGAEEDFAFHRSILVATQNSYYARLFDTFGSAMVPRQWARLDVMTPAERLKHAGRMRKEHHAIFSAILEGDEAGARRSIRGHLTKSAARFEDLRGQAYRMN